The following are encoded together in the bacterium genome:
- a CDS encoding aldehyde dehydrogenase family protein, which translates to MLNELLKQLGFNIDSWKGKGLSVASPIDGAALAELAVHDARQVDGIIGDAHKAFHAWRALPAPKRGELVRLLGEELRTYKEALGNPVTLECGKILQEGL; encoded by the coding sequence ATGCTGAACGAACTGCTCAAGCAACTCGGCTTTAATATCGACAGCTGGAAAGGCAAAGGCCTGAGCGTGGCCAGCCCCATTGACGGCGCGGCGCTGGCGGAACTGGCCGTGCATGATGCCAGGCAGGTGGACGGCATTATCGGCGATGCGCACAAGGCGTTTCATGCATGGCGCGCCCTGCCCGCGCCCAAGCGTGGTGAACTGGTGCGTCTGCTCGGTGAGGAACTGCGCACCTATAAGGAAGCGCTCGGCAACCCGGTGACGCTGGAATGCGGCAAGATTCTGCAGGAAGGCCTG